One window of the Zymoseptoria tritici IPO323 chromosome 12, whole genome shotgun sequence genome contains the following:
- the ALG gene encoding putative secreted alpha-1,2-mannosyltransferase (Secreted alpha-1,2-mannosyltransferase. Glycosyltransferase, group 1.Basic protein, pI 8.81. Probably involved in post-translational modification of cell wall mannoside-containing proteins. Probably envolved in cell wall biogenesis and struchture.Members of this family transfer activated sugars to a variety of substrates, including glycogen, Fructose-6-phosphate and lipopolysaccharides. ...) has translation MAVLITLLSVLLGLAVLTRLFPYAFRLLGRTIGNSIRSKTLHRREILLTRAVAEETDQKSTTTKPTASSASLDSDWEKVSSNGTQTPKSSPTTTSSDSSYSGVIAFFHPFCNAGGGGERVLFAAILATQQRYPNALCVVYTGDHDASRDQILANARNRFNIHLQPSRVVFLYLTTREWVLASKWPRFTLLGQSIGSLILGWDAFTLLAPDIMIDTMGYAFVLALSKWLFPSVPTAAYVHYPTISTDMLQSLNSTDGSQGLNAGSGKGFRGLAKQFYWQKFASLYSWVGGSVDIVMTNSSWTQSHISTLWKPSRASQQPSPRPITVVYPPCAVAELQEKIPVTLENEKDRQPHILYIAQFRPEKMHTTIIDAFHTFLREHHSSTPPSSRPRLILVGSVRDDHDEKRVYKLRLQAQEVKDSVDFVVNAKWPQILEFLKSSKVGVNGMWNEHFGIGVVEYQAAGLVAVVNDSGGPKADIVVEVDGGRTGFHATTPKEFADGFAQALALKDEEAYAMRCRARKSSWRFSEEVFIEAWTKELVGLVHLTNEDGQRKDI, from the exons atGGCTGTCCTCATCACCCTGCTGTCCGTCTTGCTGGGCCTGGCTGTGTTGACGCGTCTGTTTCCCTACGCTTTCCGCTTGCTAGGTCGAACAATAGGGAACTCGATCCGAAGCAAAACACTTCACCGCAGAGAAATCCTCCTCACTCGTGCCGTCGCCGAAGAGACCGACCAGaagtccaccaccaccaaacccaccgcctcctccgcatccCTCGATTCCGACTGGGAGAAGGTCTCCTCGAACGGCACGCAGACGCCAAAGTCCTCCCCTACAACAACATCCTCCGACTCATCCTACTCCGGCGTCATCGCCTTCTTCCATCCCTTCTGCAacgccggcggaggcggagaacgtgtcctcttcgccgccatcctcgcAACCCAACAACGATACCCGAACGCCCTCTGTGTCGTCTACACCGGCGACCACGATGCCAGCCGCGATCAGATCCTCGCCAACGCCCGCAATCGATTCAACATCCACCTACAACCCTCCCGTGTGGTATTCCTCTACCTGACAACTCGAGAATGGGTTCTCGCATCAAAATGGCCGCGATTCACACTGCTGGGACAAAGCATAGGCAGTCTCATCCTCGGATGGGATGCCTTCACACTGCTCGCACCGGACATCATGATCGATACTATGGGTTATGCCTTTGTGCTCGCATTGAGTAAATGGCTGTTCCCCAGCGTCCCTACAGCAGCCTACGTTCACTACCCAACCATCAGCACCGACATGCTGCAATCCCTCAACTCCACCGACGGATCTCAAGGCCTCAACGCCGGCTCAGGCAAAGGCTTCCGCGGTCTAGCCAAACAATTCTACTGGCAGAAATTCGCATCCCTCTACTCCTGGGTCGGCGGCAGCGTGGACATCGTCATGACCAACTCCTCCTGGACGCAGTCccacatctccaccctctGGAAGCCCTCTCGAGCTTCTCAGCAACCCTCCCCACGCCCCATCACAGTTGTCTACCCACCCTGCGCTGTCGCCGAGCTCCAAGAGAAAATCCCCGTCACACTAGAAAACGAGAAAGACCGCCAACCCCACATCCTCTACATCGCCCAATTTCGCCCGGAGAAAATGCATACGACTATCATCGACGCCTTCCACACTTTCCTCCGCGAGCACCACTCTTccacccctccctcctcccgtCCGCGATTGATTCTAGTGGGCAGCGTCCGCGATGACCACGACGAGAAGAGAGTGTACAAACTCCGACTACAAGCACAAGAGGTGAAAGATAGTGTGGACTTTGTAGTCAATGCGAAGTGGCCGCAGATATTGGAGTTCTTGAAGAGTAGCAAAGTGGGCGTCAATGGCATGTGGAATGAACATTTCGGGATAGGAGTGGTGGAGTATCAGGCTGCCGGgttggtggcggtggtgaatGATAGTGGAGGACCGAAGGCGGATATTGTTGTGGAGGTTGATGGTGGGAGAACGG GTTTCCACGCGACCACGCCGAAGGAATTTGCGGATGGATTCGCGCAGGCGCTTGCGTtgaaggatgaggaggctTATGCGATGCGGTGTCGAGCGAGGAAAAGCAGTTGGCGATTCTCAGAAGAGGTCTTCATCGAAGCTTGGACCAAGGAGTTGGTCGGCTTGGTTCATCTGACTAATGAGGATGGACAAAGGAAAGACATCTAG